Below is a window of Prosthecobacter algae DNA.
GCAGGCGCGTGAGTTTAACAAGATCATCCCTCTCACCGGCGTCATCGTGACCAAGCTGGACGGCAGCGGTAAGGGGGGCATCCTGGTGACCATCCAGCAGGAGCTGGGCGTGCCCACGCGCTACATTGGTCTGGGAGAAAAGGTGGAGGAGTTTCAGCCCTTCAACAGTCAACGTTTTGTCGAGGAACTGCTATGAGCCTGGAACTGCCGGTCACGATCGACATTGCCTCGGACGAGCATTACATGCGCGAAGCCCTGCGGCTTGCGCGAAAGGCGGCGCGCCAGGACGAGGTGCCCATCGGTGCTGTGATCGTCCACAAAGGGCAGATCATTGGGCGTGCCTGGAATCAGGTGGAGACCCTCAAGGATGCCACGGCCCATGCGGAGATGCTGGCGCTGACTCAGGCAGAGAGCGCGATGGAAGACTGGCGCCTGGCTGATTGCGATCTTTACGTGACTAAGGAGCCCTGTCCCATGTGTGCTGGTGCCATTGTTCACTGCCGCATCCGCCGGGTGATCTTTGGCTGTGGCGATAGCAAAGGCGGTGCCGCAGGGGGATTTTGGAATCTGCTGCAGGCGCCCAATTTGAATCATCGCAGTGAAATCACGCCAGGGGTTTTGGCGGAGGACAGCATCGCCTTGCTGAAGGCTTTTTTTGCCGATGCCCGCAAACGCAAAGCTTTGGGGATCGTCCATACCAAAGGCATTGGCTCGCCACCGCCGACTTCTGATCCGACGATTTTTGACGGTCCTTGAGCGGGTTTGGGTGCTTCGCCACGCCAGGGCCTTGGAGATGGAGGGAATTGCGTTCTGCCCGGCGGGCTCTTTTGCTCATTTTTTGCTTCCCGCAGGCGGGGGCTTTTGAGTAGCATCCTGATCATGAGCGACACGACTTGGCATCTCATCAAAGCGGCTGATAAGCAGGAGTATGGCCCCATCACCACCGAAACCCTGATGGGCTGGGCCAGCGAGGCCAAAATCTCGCCCATGGACAAACTTTCCAATGACGGGCGACGGAGCTGGCAGCGCGCGCCGATGATCCTGGAACTGCAGATGGACTGGCTCATTCAGATGCCGGACCAGTATCTGTATGGGCCGACCAATGTGGCCACGATTCAAGAATTTTTGGCGACTGGGGAAATCGATGAAAATGTGGTGCTGATCAATTGCGTGGATGCCACGGAATCGCGTCTTTCCGACCAGGCCTTTTTTGGCTTCAGCCCGCGTCATACCCGCAGCGCCGAGACCACGCTGATGGGATCGCAGTGGCCGGACCTCCAGCGCGGCAGCACCGATGCCGTCCTGCAGCAGCGTGTGGGGCTTCTGGAAAAGCAGATCGTGGAGTATCAGCGCTCGCTGGACCAGTGGGAGACCAGCTACAACAGCCTGCGCCAGCAGTTCATCGAGGCCACCGGACGCGAGCCGCTCTGATGCGGGGCGTTTTACTTTTTGGGTCGTGTTTGAAAGGTGGGTAACCGCACTTTCCACTTCATGGCGGCCAGGCGCAGGAGCAAAATGACCGACATGGCTGCGTAGCGATGGCTTTCCGAAGGCGGGAAATAGCTCTCCAACAGTACAAAGACCGTGGCTCCAATGCCCACGGCGGTGGCATATAGCTCCACCTCGGCCCGAAGCACCCACGGGATCTCACTGCGTAAAACGTCCCGCAGGATGCCGCCGGCCACGCCGGTGACGATGCCGAGCAAGACGGCGATCACTCCAGGGGAGCCTAACAGTAGGGCTTTCTCCGTTCCCACAATGCCAAACAGGGCCAGGCCAAAGGCATCGGCCAGGGTCAAGGCACGGCTGGGGATCTCAATGAAACGGGCCAGCACAAAGGTGCCCACCGCAGCCACCAGCGACCAAGTGATGTGATCTGGGGCCTGGATCCAGAAGACGGGGCGCACCCCCAGGCAAAGATCGCGGATGGTACCACCGCCCACGGCCGTGACGAGGGCCAGCACCACGGCCCCGAAAAGGTCCATGCGCTTGCCTTCGGCAGCTAGGACGCCTGAAACGGCACAGACAGCGCAGGCGGAATACTCGATCCAGGGTGGCATCGGCGCATTCTGAATGGTTTTGGACAAAAATCGAAGAGCAACTGAGGCCGATTCTGAACAGGACCCTCATCCATACGCGCCCCGCTGCATGCTTTCATGGTAGAAGCAAGCCCGCAATCAGGCTAAAAATGAGGGGGGAGTGGCCATTTTGAGGTCCCAAAAGCATGAGCTTGTGAAATTTTTCACAAATTCGGGTTGCCCGTCGTAAAGCCTTCCTGATAATGCACACGCCCCCATGGCAGCACTTCTCGCCAGCTTCGACTTTGCCTTCCTCATCACTTCGGTGGTGAAGATCGTTTTCCTGACCTTTTTGGTCATCTTGCCCATGGTCGCTTACTCCGTGTATGCGGAGAGGCGATTTTCGGCCATCATCCAGGACCGTGTCGGCCCGAACCGAACCGGGATTCCCCTGACTTTGTTTGGTTTCAAGAAAGACATCCAGATCTTCGGCATCGGCGGTCTGGTGCAGCCCATGGCAGATGGCCTGAAGTTCCTTCTGAAGGAAGATTTTACTCCCAAGTCGGTCAATACCTTCTATTACTGGCTCGCCCCGGCGCTGACGATGGTCCCTGCGCTGATGACCTGCGCCGTGCTTCCCTTTGGCAGCGAACTGGACCTTTCCTTCCTCAATCCCCTGATTGAAAAGCTGGGTGGCACAGGATTCACCGCCCCGGTGAAATCCGTGATTGCCGACCTCAATGTCGGTCCTCTGTTCACCTTCGCCATCGCTTCACTGGGCGTTTACGGCATCGTTTTGGCTGGTTGGTCGTCCAATTCGAAGTATCCTTTCCTCGGTGGGGTGCGCGCCTCGGCGCAGATGATCTCCTATGAGCTGTCTCTGGGCCTCTCCATCATTCCGGTGCTGATGGTTTTCGGTGAGCTGAACCTTTCTAAGATGTCCGCTTTCCAGGATGCCAACGGCTGGCTGCTGCTGCCTTTCTGGGGCGAAGGGCTGACGCTCGAGCGCTGGGTGCTGCTGGTGCCGATGGTGATTTCTTTCTGCATCTTTACGGTGGCGATGTTCGCCGAGACCAACCGTCTACCTTTTGACCTTGCCGAGTGTGAAACGGAACTCGTGGCCGGTTACCACACTGAATACAGCTCCATGAAGTTCGCCCTGTTCTTCCTGGGTGAATATGCGGCCATGATCATTGGTTCGGGTTTGGCGGTGACGCTTTTCCTGGGCGGATGGAGCATTCCTTTCTGGCCTTTCTTTGAATACATCGGGCAGAAGATCGGGATGGACACGGTTTTTGGCTGGTTTGGCAGCAGCTTCCAGCTTCATTACGCCGCTGGTTCCACCCCCATCTGGCTGGGCCTTCTGCACATCGCCACCTTCTTCCTGAAGGTCATCGTCTTCATCCTTTTCTTCATCCTCATTCGCTGGTCGCTACCGCGTTTCCGTTTTGACCAGCTCATGAAGTTGGGCTGGCTGTTCATGTTCGAACTGGCCCTGGCCAATGTCATCCTGACTGCCGTGATCATGGCTTGCTTTGTGAAGTAATTCTCCCCTCCGATGGCAACAATTATCGTCCAACGCCCCAAGCTCTCCTGGCATGAGAGGTGGTTCATTTCCACGCTCGTTAAGGGTCTGAAAATCACGCTGGGACACGCCCTCAAAACCTTCCGCGAAATCGTCGGCGGCAAGGAGAAGGTGACCATGGAATATCCCGAGCAGAAGTGGGATGCCAGCCTGCCTTCTTACTACCGTGGTGCGCCTGCCCTGGTGACTGATGAGCAGGATCGCGAGCGTTGTGTGAGCTGTCAGCTCTGCGAGTTCATCTGCCCGCCCAAGGCCATCCGCATCACGCCAGGGGAAATTCCGAGCGATGATCCGTGGGCAAAGGTGGAGAAGCGCCCGAAGGAATTCGATATTGACATGACCCGCTGCATCTATTGCGGCATGTGCGAAGAAGTCTGCCCCGAGCAGGCCATCTACCTCCGCAAAGATTACGCCATCACGGGCGAGTCACGCGCTGAGTTGGTGCACGATAAAAAGAAGCTCTATGAGATCGGCGGCAAGCGCATCGGGCTGGTCAACAAGTGGAATGAACTGAAGTAGAGCCATGCCGTCCATTTTCTTCTATCTCTTCAGCGCCATGACCTTGGGCTTCGGCCTATTGGTGGTGACTGCGCGGAATCCGGTCACCAGCGCCCTGTCTTTGGCTGCCAGCTTTGTCGGCCTGGCCGCCCTTTTCCTGGGGCTGGACGCCTACTTCATCGGCACGATCCAGATCCTGGTTTATGCAGGTGCCGTGATGGTGCTGTTCCTTTTCATCATCATGCTTTTGGACATCAAGGCTGAGGAAGGCAAGAAGCCGAATCTGCCTGCGGTCATCGGCGGCATCACACTGGCGGTGATTTTGGCCCTTCAGATCACCACGGTCTGCAGTAGCTTTAACAACGGAGCAGTCAAAATTAAGGATGCACCTCTGGCCCTTCAGCAGGCGGGTGAAACGGCTAAGCTGCCGACTATTGCCAACGATCTCAAGGCTGGTGTGCTTCCGGATACGAAGCTCATGGGTCTGACGCTTTTCCAGAAATACGGCTTTCACCTCCAGGTGGTCGGACTGCTGCTCCTCGTGGGCACAGTCGGCGTGGTGGTGCTGAGCAAGCGTGAGAAAGGAGTCAAGGACGCCTGATGGTCACACTCAATCATTACCTTATCGTCAGCGGCATGCTATTCGCCCTCGGTCTTGCCGGGGTCATCGCACGGCGCAATATCATCATCATCTACATGTGCCTGGAGATGATGCTGAGCGCTGCCAACTTGACGCTCGTGGCCTTTTCCCGCTTTCGGGTGACGGATGGCCTACCTGATTACGCCGCCCAGTCGCTGGTATTCTTCACCATTACGGTGGCCGCTGCCGAAGTGGCCGTCGGTCTTGCCATCATCGTTGCTCTCTACCGTGCGAAGCAGAGCGTCGAAACTGAATCCGTCACCAAGCTGCAAGGCTAAGCGCAACCGAGAATCTCCCGCTCCATGCCCGCCCAGGACGCCGCCCCCACACTCCCTTCATTGCTGCTGCTGCTGCCGTTTTTTACGGCACTGACCATCTTGCTTGGACACAAACTGCTGAAAAACGTCAGCGTGTTCCTTTCCGTGGCCTCCGCCACGATCTGCTTTGTGATCAGCGTGCTGCTGCTGCATTCCCAGGATTCCAATCCAGTCCTGCTGCCGTTCATCAGCGTTGGCAATTTCAAGATCGCGATTGATGCCCTGATTGATCAGCAAAGCCGTGGCATGATGCTCATCGTCACCTCCATCGGTCTGCTGGTGCATGTTTTCTCCCTGGGCTACATGAAGGAAGATGCGGGCAAGGTTCGCTTCTTCGGGGCGCTGTCCTTGTTCATGTTTTCGATGACGGGCATCGTGCTCGCCGGAAACTTGGTGATGATGTTCATCTTCTGGGAACTGGTCGGTCTCAGTTCCTACCTGCTGATTGGCCATTGGTTTGAGAAAGCCTCTGCGGCGGATGCCTCCAAGAAAGCCTTCCTCACCAATCGTATCGGCGACTTTGGCTTCATGATCGGCATTCTGATGTTGTTCGCGGCCAATCATGGCAATGTGGATTTTGTGGGTGCAGATGGTCTCCGCGAGAGTTTCGCCAGTGGCACGCTGCATCACCTCGCCGCCTCCCAGCCTGCGTTCATGATGGCGGCCGCTCTCTGCCTGTTCATGGGTGCTGTAGGCAAGTCTGCCCAGGTGCCTCTGCATGTCTGGCTGCCGGATGCCATGGAAGGCCCGACTCCGGTTTCGGCCCTCATTCACGCGGCTACGATGGTGGCCGCCGGCGTGTTTATGCTAGTGCGTTGCGCCTTTGTGATCGAGGCGTCTCCTGATGCCGCCCAGGTCATCGCCTGGATCGGTGGCATCACTGCTATTTTTGCCGCACTGATGGCCACTCAGCAGAATGACATCAAGCGCGTGCTCGCTTACTCCACCCTGTCCCAGCTTGGTTACATGGTTATGGCTGTCGGTCTTCTTGCCATGCAGGTGGGCGGGCATCATCACGAGGCAGGCCCTGGCCACCCGGCGATGTTCCACCTTTACACGCATGCTTTCTTCAAGGCCATGTTGTTCCTGGGTTCGGGCGCCATCATCTATGCCTGCCACCATGAGCAGGACATGTGGAAGATGGGCGGCCTGATGAAGCACATGCCGGTCACCTTTGTGACTTTCGCCATCGGCACAGCCTCGCTCATGGGGATCCCTTATATCACCAGCGGTTTCTGGAGCAAAGAAGCCATTCTCGGCGTCGCTTTTGAAGTGGAAGGAGGTCGACCTCTGTTTTGGATCGGTGTTGTTACCGCCATGCTGACGGCCTTCTACATGACCCGTCTATTTGTTGTGGCCTTCTTTGGCAAACCTCGTACAGACTCTGCACACCATGCCGTCGAGGCCCCGATCATCATGGTCTTGCCTCTGATCATTCTCGCTTTGCTCACCCTTGGTTCAGTGCCACTTGCCGGGGTCTTTGAAGCCATGAAGCCTACCCATGCCGAAGATCATCCGACCGTGGTCATTGCTTCCATTGTGGCTCTTGCCATCGGATTGTTCGGTGGTTTGTTCCTTTACAAGGGCAAGGACAAAGACCCGCTGAACATCAAGCTGTTCGCCAACAAGTTTTATGTGGACGAGGTCTATGCGGTCATCGTCAAAGTGTTTCAGGATGCGGTGGCGTGGATCGTGGCGGGGCTTGAGCGTCTGATTGTGGACGGCATCATGGCTCGCCTGCCAGCTTACCTCGCCGCGCGTGTCGGTTCTGCCGCGCGGATTCTTCAGGGTGGTCACTTGCAGGGTTATACCTTCCTGCTGGGTCTCGGCGTCCTGCTTGTTGTTTATGTCGTCGTGTTTGTCCTGCCCTCTGTGGGCCATTGATGGAGGAATGGAATGAGCGTTCTCGAAATCGTCATCCTGCTACCAATTGTCGCCGCCCTAGCCATCTGGCTCGGGGCACCGGCCCGTGCCACCTCGGTGGGCTCGGCCATCCTTAACCTGCTCATTGTCCTGGGACTCCTTTTCCAGTTCAAGTCGGCCTCGGCGGGAGGTGCGGGCATGGCCTTCGAAAGCGCCCGTGTGGTTTTGGACAATCCGGCCATCTCCTTCGGAGTGGGCGCGGACGGTGTTTCTCTGATTCTTGCCTTGCTGACCGTGCTCGTCACGTTTGCGGCTGTCTGGCAGATTGCTTCGGACAAGCCCGCCATTTATCACATTGCCTCTCTGCTCATTGCAGGAGGTGGTCTGGGGGCTTTCCTTTCCACGGATGTCTTTTTTATCTACGCCTTTCATGAACTGGCGCTGATCCCGACCTTCCTCATGATTGGCCTTTATGGCCATGGTGAAGACTCCCATCGCAAAGCGGTGGCCTGGAAGACAACGATCTATCTTGGAGCTGGCAGCCTTGTCCTTCTGGCTGGCCTTGCCTGGCTGGTGCTGGAATACAGCGGCGGTCAGAAACTGACGTTCGATCTGAATGCGCTTCGTGCTCAGGCGGCCTCGACGCCCTTGCCTGTGGAAAAGCAGGGTCTCATCTTCTTCGTGCTGCTTCTGGGTTTTGGCACGCTGGTCAGCCTTTTCCCTCTGCATAGCTGGGCGGCACCCGCCTATGCCACTGCTCCAACACCTGTTGCCATGCTGCATGCGGGTGTGCTCAAAAAGTTTGGCCTGTATGGTCTGATCCGCATTGCACTGCCGCTGTTGCCGCAAGGTGCGCAGGTGGAGTGGGTGCAGCAGGCGTTGCTTTTCATGCTGCTGGGTAACATTCTGGTCATTGGTTTTGTCACCATCGCCCAGCGTTCCTTGGACCAGGTGCTGGGCAATTCTTCGGTGATGCACATGGGTTACATCTTCCTCGGCATCGCTGCGGGGACGGAGATCGCCCTGCAAGGTGCCGTGCTGCTCATGTTTGCTCACGGCATCTCGATTGCTCTGCTGTTTGCTCTCGCAGGCCGTATGCGGAATCAATTGGGCACGCTGGAGCTTTCCAAGCTGGGCGGGCTTGCTTCCCACGCACCGGTCTTCACGCTGTTGTTTGCCTTTGGGGCCTTTGCTTCTTTGGGGCTTCCGGGTCTGGCGAACTTCGCCGGTGAAGTGATGGTGTTCCTGGGTGCTTACGGCAGCAATGGTGGCCATGCTATTGGGCCCATGCAGTGGACGGTCATCCTGGCTCTGTGGGGCGTGGTGATGTCGGCCGTTTACATGTTGCGTGCCTTCCGCGATATTTTCCAAGGTTCTGCCAATGCGGGCCTGTTCATGAATGACCCGGCCTTCAGCCAGCGCATTCCTTTGATTCTGCTCGCCGCAGCCCTGTTGATTGTCGGTTGCTGCCCCTGGCTTCTGCTGGACCTGCTGAAGTCGCTGTCTGCGGCCAAGGTGGCTGTGATGTAGAAACTGATTTTTTTCCGATCCATGTCTGTTTTCTCCGTCGAAATCTTCCTGGTTGTTTTTGGTCTGGCGCTGCTGTGCCTTGAGGCCCTTGTCCCCACGCTTACTCGTCGCACGCTGGCGGGCATCAGCATTGGCGGCGTGGCCTTGGCCTTTGTGCTGTTTCTGTTTGCTTCGAAATCTGGGGCAGATCTGCCCGCCTTTGTGCAGCCTTATCATCAGCTCGATACGCTGGCGGTCTTTTATAAAGGCTTTGCGCTGGTCATCACCTTGCTGGTGCTTTGGCTGACGGTGGAAAGCTCGGCCTACCTCACGAAGTTCACCCCTGGTGGCAACTTCAGTGAACTCTTCAGCCTGCCCATCCTGGTGTGTGTCGGCATGATGTGGATGGCTTCGGCCAAGGACCTGATCACGGTCTTTGTGTCGCTGGAACTGGTGACGGTGTCTTTCTACGTGCTGGTGGCCTTTGCCCGCAAAAGCAATCTGGCGCTGGAGGCCGGTGTGAAGTACCTCATTCTGGGGGCACTCAGCACGGGTGTTCTCGTTTATGGCATTGCCTGGGTGTATGGTGCCACGGGAGCTCTGAGTTTCGAGGGTATCGGGACGGCACTGGCTCTGCCTGAAACTTCCCGGACTGCCGCTCTTCTGGGGGCAGCCTTTCTGCTTTCCGGTCTGGGGTTCAAGGTCGCTGCCGCGCCCTTCCAGATGTGGGTGCCCGATGTTTATCAGGGAGCTCCGATTCCGGTGACGGTCTTTCTTTCGGTCGGCTCAAAAGCCGCTGGTTTTGTGGTGCTGACTCGCACGGTGGAATCATTTATGGCGACAGGCTCGGTGATTGCCGCTGAGGTTCAGGGCTTGCTCATTGTGGGTGGTGCGCTGACGATTCTCCTGGGCAGCCTGCCTGCCATGTTCCAGACGAGCATCAAGCGCCTTCTGGCCTATTCCAGCATCAGCCATGCAGGCTATCTGCTCCTGGCACTGGGTGCAGGTTCGGCCCGGTTTGATCTCAGCTCCGGCGGGGTGGTGGCCTTTTATCTGGCAACGTACCTGCCGATGACGGTTCTGAGTTTCCTGGTGCTGGCCATTCTCCGTGCCAATGGCGGCGGTGAAGATATCCAGGATTTCCGGGGATTGGCCCGCCGCAGTCCGGTGCTGGCTTTGGCGATGACCTTGTCTCTGGCATCCCTTGCAGGTCTTCCTCTCACGGCCGGTTTCATGGGCAAGCTTTTCGTGTTCTTCGGCCTTGTGGATCAGGCCGCCTGGGGTGCTTTGGCCTGCGCGGTGATCGGTGCTGCTGTGGGTTTCTATTATTACTTCCGTGCCATCCTGGTCATGTATGCCACGGATGCGCAGACAGCCGAGCCTTTGAAGGTTGCAACGGGAACGAAAGCCGGTGCCATTGTTTTGGCGGTGGTGATCGTCGTGATCGGTGTCTATCCGAAGCCTTTGCAGCAGTTGCTGGCCCCCGTTCCTGTCACGGTGGTTGCTCATTGAGTTTTTGGTGGAAATCCGGGTTTGCAGTTGCAACAAGCGGCTTTGAGGGACGTTTGTTGAGGCTCTCTATGAAGCTCTTTGCTGCCTGTCTGTTTCTCGCCCTCAGTTTCAATCTCCATGCTGCGCCGCAGGACGACCAATACGTTCTGGGGCCTGACTCTCAGGTGCAGGCTGGGGTGCCGCAGGGCAAGGTGACCCAGATGCCCGCCTGGACAGACTCGAAGATCTTTCCAGGAACAACCCGCGACTGGTGGGTGTATGTGCCTGCCCAGTATTCCAAGGACAAGCCTGCCGCGGTGATGGTCTTTTGTGACGGAGGCGGATTTGTGAAGCCCGACGGCCAGTTCCGTGCACCGGTGGTTTTTGACAACCTCATCGCCAAAGGGGAGATGCCTGTGACGATTGGCATTTTCATTCAGCCCGGCACCTTTCCAAACAAAGACCCGAAGGTGAAGGCCCGGAGCAACCGCAGCTTTGAGTATGATTCCCTGGGGGATCTTTACGCCCGTTTCTTGCTGGAGGAGATCCTTCCCGCCGTGGCCAAGGACTACAGCCTGACCACGAATCCTGATGAGCGCGCGATCTGCGGCAACAGCAGCGGCGGCATCTGTGCCTTCACGGTGGCCTGGGAAAAGCCGGACGCCTTTCGCAAGGTGGTGAGCCACATCGGCTCCTTCACGAACATCCGCGGTGGACATGTTTACCCGGCCCTCATCCGCAAGACGGACAAGAAGCCCCTCAAGGTGTTTCTCCAGGACGGCAAGAACGATCTGGACAACCAGTTTGGCAACTGGCCCTTGGCCAATCAGGATATGGCGGCGGCGCTGAAATTTGCCGGTTATGACTACCAGTTTGTTCTGGGGGAAGGCACCCACAATGGCAAGCACGGCGCGGCCATGCTGCCAGACACGCTTCGCTGGCTGTGGAAGAAGTAAGCCTCCAGTTCTTTGTACACACTTTTTGTTATCCTTTGCATGAAATATCTCGCCTTTCTTTCTCTGGCCTTTTTGCCCCTGCTGTCCTCCGCCCAGGACACTTCCTTGCATGAATACCTCAGCGATGACCAGCCCTGGAAAGAGGCGGTCTCCGGCTACAACTTCACCGATGGCCTCTGCACAGATGCGGCTGGCAATCTCTTCTTCACGGATGTGAAGGCCGGGAAGGGGATCTACAAGCTGGATGCTGCGACGGGCAAGACGGACCTGTTTCTCGACAATCTGCCGGGTATCAGCGGTCTGCAGATCGGACCCGATGGCCGATTTTATGCCTGTCACAACCGTGAACAGCGCATCATCGCCATCACCATGAAAGGCGAGGTGGAGGTCCTGCTGACGGGCGTGAAGTGCAATGACCTCGTCGTCAGCAAAAAGGGGAATCTTTATTTTACGGAGACCCCCACTCAGCGCATCCACCTGATCACGGCGGACAAGAAGCACGTGGTGGCGGATGAAGGGCATGTGGCGAAACCCAACGGCATCACCATCTCTCCCGATGAAGCGACTCTGGTGGTCTCCGAACACGGCGGCAAGCATGTGTGGACGTGGCGCATCGAGGAAGATGGCACGCTAAGCGGCGGGGCTCCCTTCATGACCATGTGGCTGCCTGTGGGCAAAGAAACGGCGGCTGGTGATGGGGCCACCACGGAGTCTAAAGGACGCTACTTTGTGACGACTGATCTCGGCGTGCAGATCTTTGATCCGGCAGGACGGCTCGCCGGGATCATTGCCAAGCCGGTGATGGATGGCAAGATCGTCAGCGCTGAGTTTGCAGGCAAGGATCACGACATTCTGTATGTGGCTGCCGGAGACAAGATCTTTGGCCGCAAGCTGAAGGTGAGCGGTTACTTCCGTTGAGGACGGGGGCAAGCCATTGAACTTGGCGAAGGATCTGCTGGTGGGATGGCGTATTGCTGAGATGCGTCATCTCCTTGTTTGGATCGCTCTCAGCCTTGTCACGGCAGGGGCCCAGGAACCTGCCAAAAAGCTGCTGGCGGGGGCGGCCACCAGCAATATCACGCCACCGATTGGCGGAGCCATTGTTGGGGGATTTTCACCTTTTCCCTCCACCCACATTCACGATGAGCTGCATGCGCGCTGCCTCGTTTTGGACAATGGT
It encodes the following:
- a CDS encoding SMP-30/gluconolactonase/LRE family protein; translated protein: MKYLAFLSLAFLPLLSSAQDTSLHEYLSDDQPWKEAVSGYNFTDGLCTDAAGNLFFTDVKAGKGIYKLDAATGKTDLFLDNLPGISGLQIGPDGRFYACHNREQRIIAITMKGEVEVLLTGVKCNDLVVSKKGNLYFTETPTQRIHLITADKKHVVADEGHVAKPNGITISPDEATLVVSEHGGKHVWTWRIEEDGTLSGGAPFMTMWLPVGKETAAGDGATTESKGRYFVTTDLGVQIFDPAGRLAGIIAKPVMDGKIVSAEFAGKDHDILYVAAGDKIFGRKLKVSGYFR